A genomic segment from Malaclemys terrapin pileata isolate rMalTer1 chromosome 1, rMalTer1.hap1, whole genome shotgun sequence encodes:
- the EFCAB10 gene encoding EF-hand calcium-binding domain-containing protein 10: MAAGEQQGREYLERYKIPELLHNLSALLLYHRPERPREFLIHALERVKLAKLTDVEYPYLVDESNLNAMFEMLDTTSQGYITLVQYKGALKSLGLSTQDLPYEEDATIKLEIFKKEIKKKLQESWAIYQS, from the exons ATGGCGGCCGGCGAGCAGCAGGGCCGCGAGTACCTGGAGCGCTACAAGATCCCGGAGCTGCTGCACAACCTGAGCGCGCTGCTGCTCTACCACCGGCCCG AAAGACCAAGAGAGTTTTTGATACATGCACTGGAAAGAGTGAAGCTTGCAAAACTAACTGATGTGGAATATCCTTATCTTGTGGATGAATCAAATTTGAATGCTATGTTTGAAATGCTGGACACTACAAGTCAAGGCTATATAACCTTAGTGCAGTACAAAGGAG CTCTTAAAAGCTTGGGGCTAAGTACTCAGGATTTACCTTATGAAGAAGATGCAACTATCAAACTGGAAATATTCAAGAAAGAAAT AAAGAAGAAGTTGCAGGAGAGCTGGGCAATATATCAATCTTaa